Proteins encoded in a region of the Campylobacter concisus ATCC 51562 genome:
- a CDS encoding TrbG/VirB9 family P-type conjugative transfer protein: MRNLIKLSIVSALALNLSAAEPQEGLSEEQMNQIRAIMRQTQELVNEQQQNGSMGEDIFNDKNKDVNNNIQSNFKINPLGLYKQRQQPQGAKFNDPNGGQIPEQDVIDFGGEPDGSDRQIGKDELELMKNAIRNQDLKALQQKFHSKKYSGYENTQVVKYQPDKTIKIRTRHAMATTLIFDSEIDNFVLGDQTGFKIEQIPSQPNAIAIIPQLIGIDTSLTIFTGDGKIHTFYIFSTDYKNSSDPSFIVRIKDGETQKAKLAKLEEDGKEYLTIKDGIAELKVKKSDIYSGYTQKAKKENEWLLSAEIFSDKKFTYFKYSKDEMPQIPTIYAVIDKQDSPVETRVIGDYIIAETINPKFTIKSGDSYVCVERKETQAEKLRKEIRKNLNTDEEAVKQRQKENSKTITKNQEKYNESTKKARGF; this comes from the coding sequence ATGAGAAATTTAATAAAACTTTCGATCGTCTCGGCACTTGCTTTAAATTTAAGCGCGGCCGAGCCTCAAGAGGGACTAAGCGAAGAACAGATGAATCAAATCCGCGCCATTATGCGCCAAACTCAAGAGCTGGTAAACGAGCAGCAGCAAAACGGCTCTATGGGCGAAGATATATTTAACGATAAAAACAAAGACGTAAACAACAATATACAATCGAATTTTAAAATAAATCCGCTCGGACTATACAAACAAAGGCAGCAGCCGCAAGGGGCAAAATTTAACGACCCTAACGGCGGGCAAATTCCCGAACAAGACGTAATAGACTTCGGCGGTGAGCCCGATGGTTCGGATAGGCAGATAGGCAAAGACGAGCTGGAGCTTATGAAAAACGCCATCCGCAATCAAGATTTAAAGGCATTGCAGCAAAAATTTCACTCAAAGAAATACAGTGGATACGAAAATACGCAAGTAGTCAAATATCAGCCCGATAAAACCATCAAAATTCGCACGCGCCACGCAATGGCCACTACGCTGATATTTGATAGCGAGATAGATAATTTCGTGCTAGGCGACCAGACCGGCTTTAAAATAGAGCAAATCCCAAGCCAACCTAATGCTATCGCAATAATCCCGCAACTAATCGGCATCGATACTAGCCTAACGATTTTTACGGGTGATGGAAAAATCCATACCTTTTATATTTTTTCGACGGATTATAAAAATTCAAGCGACCCAAGCTTCATAGTTCGTATAAAAGACGGCGAAACGCAAAAAGCTAAGCTTGCTAAGCTTGAAGAGGATGGCAAGGAGTATTTAACAATAAAAGACGGCATAGCCGAGCTGAAAGTCAAAAAGAGCGATATTTACAGCGGATATACGCAAAAAGCCAAAAAAGAAAACGAGTGGCTGCTATCGGCTGAAATTTTTAGCGATAAGAAATTTACGTATTTTAAGTATTCCAAAGACGAAATGCCGCAAATCCCTACTATTTACGCAGTCATTGATAAACAAGATAGCCCGGTAGAAACGAGGGTAATAGGCGATTACATAATCGCAGAGACTATAAATCCGAAATTTACGATTAAAAGCGGCGATAGCTACGTATGCGTAGAACGCAAAGAAACGCAGGCCGAAAAACTAAGAAAAGAGATAAGAAAAAATTTAAACACAGATGAAGAGGCCGTAAAACAAAGACAAAAAGAGAATAGCAAAACAATAACGAAAAACCAAGAAAAATATAACGAATCCACAAAGAAAGCAAGAGGATTTTAG
- a CDS encoding type IV secretion system protein, with product MAFEERKIDPNFIFRAERNIKAYMFYTIIALAVVSVSLAVAIALLTPLKETKPVLLKFSDGDSRFVTIDDTSLNVRSNEELLKSILAGYVKNREMINRIDDVERYNEIRTQSSRQVWEAFQSLVSDPNSIYTTKNYFRNIQILNVAVLSQNVATVDFQAEITNPTRTEVSYKKYRSAIEYDFRNQSGTYADTMKNPTGFIVSKYQITQILDEKGSK from the coding sequence ATGGCGTTTGAAGAGAGAAAGATCGACCCAAATTTTATTTTTAGAGCCGAAAGAAACATTAAAGCGTATATGTTTTATACGATCATAGCCCTCGCGGTCGTAAGCGTAAGTCTGGCGGTAGCAATAGCGCTTTTAACGCCGTTAAAGGAAACAAAGCCGGTTTTACTTAAATTTTCAGACGGCGACTCCCGCTTCGTGACTATAGACGATACGAGCCTAAATGTCCGCAGCAACGAAGAGCTGCTAAAAAGCATTTTAGCTGGATACGTTAAAAACAGAGAGATGATAAATCGCATAGACGATGTCGAGCGCTACAACGAGATACGCACGCAAAGCAGCAGGCAGGTATGGGAAGCGTTTCAAAGTTTAGTAAGCGATCCCAACTCGATTTATACGACTAAAAATTACTTCCGCAACATTCAAATTTTAAACGTAGCCGTTTTAAGTCAAAACGTAGCGACGGTCGACTTCCAGGCCGAGATCACGAATCCTACGCGCACCGAAGTAAGCTATAAAAAATACAGAAGCGCGATAGAGTACGACTTTCGCAACCAAAGCGGCACATACGCCGATACGATGAAAAATCCTACCGGTTTTATCGTAAGTAAATATCAAATAACGCAAATTTTGGACGAAAAGGGCTCAAAATGA